One part of the Osmerus mordax isolate fOsmMor3 chromosome 18, fOsmMor3.pri, whole genome shotgun sequence genome encodes these proteins:
- the tcf19l gene encoding transcription factor 19, with translation MLSGAQPCFQLLRIGSSFTDSARDLYTFRPVLTHSVFRLGRAPELCDVTLESATVSRIHAELHAEREWVGGGEDEEDGWKVQIKDRSSHGTWVNDVRLQASVQWELSDGDTLTFGSQSKCGRPEFYFLFQKVRVRPLDFDAITIPKAGSFSSDIQNRIRTSLDRKAAANLDLSTLSINRATVILNSIGSLSKMKGSPWTFKRSDSNTSDPSSNSPPPFSLLPPSTPPPFSHGTSSAMTSSKSVPPSSKSRRKSAHTVLLEDDSSDEPRNPGGGLGEGLRPRGKKRRRLYKSESEGFNPMPPPSSKMFEDGRFFPEVRQPFDFKNRPTIGNKPNRNCHGAVANVKQNHVTFSSNKRRDMIDSRHRIGSHTGITVSTLHQQKAFSTSASRGRRRAHSSPAYSPLVVGGENYTLASPSLRICKEERGRAQFARFHVASGKRRGRPRKHLPPPRPSLPSPSSSSSSSSSSSSSSSSSSSSSSSSEGEDEEEEGGAPGVEACAAPRCLLPQQETVQWIQCDVCDAWYHIDCLHCDRKSLLLDPNADFHCGCR, from the exons ATGTTGTCAGGAGCCCAACCGTGTTTCCAGCTGCTGAGGATAGGCTCCTCCTTCACCGACTCGGCCCGTGACCTGTACACGTTCCGGCCGGTGCTCACGCACTCTGTGTTCCGGCTGGGCCGTGCGCCGGAACTGTGTGATGTCACGCTGGAATCTGCCACCGTATCCAGGATCCACGCGGAGCTGCATGCAGAAAgggagtgggtgggtggaggagaggatgaggaggacggCTGGAAGGTGCAGATTAAAGACCGCAGTAGTCATG GTACCTGGGTGAACGATGTCCGCCTTCAGGCGAGTGTCCAATGGGAGCTCTCGGATGGGGACACGCTCACCTTTGGCAGCCAATCGAAGTGCGGGAGACCAGAGTTCTACTTCCTGTTCCAGAAGGTGCGTGTGCGCCCGCTAGACTTCGATGCTATCACCATCCCGAAGGCGGGCTCCTTCTCTTCGGACATCCAGAACCGGATCAGGACCAGTTTGGACCGGAAGGCGGCGGCCAACCTAGACCTGTCCACCCTCTCTATAAACCGAGCCACCGTCATCCTCAACTCCATCGGCAGCCTGAGCAAGATGAAGGGCAGTCCCTGGACCTTCAAGAGGAGTGACAGCAACACCTCTGACCCCAGCTccaactcccctcctcccttctccctcctccctccgtctacccctcctcccttctcccatgGGACCTCCTCGGCGATGACCTCTTCTAAGTCGGTCCCGCCTTCGTCGAAGAGCCGGCGTAAGTCGGCCCACACGGTGCTGCTGGAGGACGACAGCTCTGACGAGCCCCGGAACCCTGGGGGTGGGCTGGGTGAGGGGCTCAGGCCCAGGGGCAAGAAGAGGAGGCGGCTCTACAAGTCAGAGTCTGAAGGCTTCAACCCCATGCCTCCACCATCCAGTAAGATGTTTGAAGATGGACGTTTTTTTCCGGAAGTCCGACAGCCATTCGACTTCAAAAACCGACCCACCATCGGGAACAAACCAAACAGAAACTGCCATGGCGCGGTAGCCAACGTCAAGCAGAACCATGTGACTTTCAGCTCCAATAAGAGACGAGATATGATAGATTCTCGCCACAGGATTGGCTCACACACTGGTATAACAGTATCAACATTGCACCAGCAGAAAGCCTTCTCTACCTCAGCTTCGCGTGGAAGGCGGAGGGCCCACAGCTCCCCTGCATACTCCCCCCtggtggtgggaggagagaaCTACACTCTGGCCTCGCCCTCCCTGAGGATCtgtaaagaggagagggggagggcccaGTTCGCCAGGTTCCACGTAGCTTCTGG GAAGCGACGAGGCAGGCCCAGGAAACACCTTCCTCCCCCgcggccctccctcccctctccctcctcctcttcctcctcctcctcttcttcctcctcgtcctcgtcgtcctccagctcctcgtcctcctcctccgagggcgaggacgaggaggaggaaggcgggGCCCCGGGGGTGGAGGCGTGCGCGGCGCCGCGCTGCCTGCTGCCCCAGCAGGAGACGGTCCAGTGGATCCAGTGTGACGTGTGCGACGCCTGGTACCACATAGACTGCCTGCACTGCGACCGCAAGAGCCTGCTGCTCGACCCCAACGCCGACTTTCACTGCGGTTGccgctga